The following proteins come from a genomic window of Leptospira bandrabouensis:
- a CDS encoding TetR/AcrR family transcriptional regulator — protein MGKKGIETKQKMIEVMAGLLEESGYEATGIIELGKETGTPKGSLYFHFPGGKDELTNLALLHSGNQLNLFFQSVLAEAESPTQAIKQVFHVLEERIISSDYKKGCPIATTAMETSGSVPAVSDTCKEVYSIWLKTFETYLVGKGYTARNAKNLSLSLLSLWEGALLLAKLQKSPEPLRVAAKTAELLFKQN, from the coding sequence GTGGGAAAAAAAGGAATCGAAACCAAACAGAAAATGATCGAGGTTATGGCTGGTCTTTTGGAGGAATCCGGGTATGAAGCCACAGGTATTATTGAACTTGGAAAGGAAACCGGGACACCCAAAGGTTCTCTCTATTTTCACTTTCCTGGCGGAAAAGACGAACTCACAAACCTTGCTCTCCTCCATTCTGGAAACCAATTGAATTTATTTTTCCAATCGGTACTCGCAGAAGCGGAATCTCCAACTCAGGCCATCAAACAGGTGTTCCATGTTTTGGAAGAACGAATTATTTCCAGTGATTATAAAAAAGGATGCCCCATAGCCACAACAGCAATGGAAACTTCAGGCTCAGTTCCTGCAGTTTCAGATACATGCAAAGAAGTATATTCCATTTGGTTAAAAACTTTTGAAACCTACCTCGTAGGAAAGGGATACACAGCACGTAACGCAAAAAATCTTTCACTTTCCCTACTCTCTTTATGGGAAGGTGCTTTGTTACTGGCAAAACTACAAAAATCACCGGAACCGCTGCGTGTGGCTGCAAAAACTGCAGAATTACTTTTCAAACAAAACTAA
- a CDS encoding M23 family metallopeptidase, with protein MMIRFLSLLILILSFVRAVPAESREVKKKPSPKVSSSNYFVKKEEKNFSLLMEARRFGRGEVIFLRLTPKDKKWINESYKVSWLGKDVILTKWEKSMVAFLPISPDTPAGAMTLEIVSKIFFVKRGQKQYQIILEPTKFQVIKKNQQIKVDDKFVTKELPKETLDFIQECKTAKEAAFSKQSRLQFTGNFKNPLDKIFITSKFYVRRDYNNKQGRPHGGVDFRGKTGTSVYAIQDGVVVLARKAYYEGNFTIIDHGNKIFSFYMHQDQIKVKVGDIVKQGQEIGTVGTTGMSTGPHLHLGAKVNDTLVDPLSLIALQSISESN; from the coding sequence ATGATGATACGGTTTTTGTCTTTATTGATTCTTATTTTATCTTTTGTACGTGCTGTTCCTGCCGAGTCCCGTGAGGTCAAAAAAAAACCTTCCCCTAAGGTTTCTTCTTCCAACTACTTCGTGAAAAAAGAGGAAAAAAATTTTTCATTACTCATGGAAGCAAGACGATTCGGAAGAGGCGAAGTCATTTTCCTTCGATTAACTCCCAAAGATAAAAAGTGGATCAATGAGTCTTATAAAGTAAGTTGGCTTGGAAAAGATGTAATCCTAACAAAATGGGAAAAGAGTATGGTTGCTTTTTTACCTATCTCTCCCGATACTCCGGCGGGTGCTATGACTCTTGAGATTGTGTCTAAAATCTTTTTTGTCAAACGGGGGCAAAAACAATACCAAATCATTTTAGAACCAACAAAATTCCAAGTAATCAAGAAAAACCAACAGATCAAGGTAGATGATAAATTCGTAACCAAAGAACTACCCAAAGAAACATTGGATTTTATTCAAGAATGTAAAACTGCAAAAGAAGCCGCTTTTTCCAAACAAAGCCGTTTACAATTTACAGGTAATTTCAAAAATCCTTTGGATAAAATTTTTATTACCAGTAAATTCTATGTTAGGCGAGACTATAATAACAAACAAGGTCGGCCACATGGTGGTGTGGACTTTCGAGGAAAAACAGGAACCTCAGTTTACGCGATTCAAGATGGTGTAGTAGTTCTTGCTCGCAAAGCTTACTATGAAGGGAATTTTACGATCATTGATCATGGTAATAAGATATTTTCATTTTATATGCACCAAGATCAAATCAAAGTTAAAGTCGGTGATATTGTTAAACAAGGTCAAGAAATTGGAACCGTTGGTACAACTGGAATGTCAACAGGTCCTCACCTTCATTTAGGAGCTAAGGTCAATGATACTTTAGTAGATCCGCTTTCTTTAATTGCTCTGCAATCGATTTCCGAATCGAATTGA
- a CDS encoding MBL fold metallo-hydrolase: protein MKLPSKSKILLIISLTSVIIFFLYFLGYPKEKIPTYIADKKTNSSSIPKPQGKSNLVFSILKTGEAKTLEGFVKEGGSVFKTVTVAHSAFYIQHPKGNFLFDTGLGSKVKEQFQIFPLYLKLLMDYKPFQTAYEQLESNGITPKSIQDVYFSHLHWDHASGLKDFPWAKIHSLPEELNDPKIELGYIPSQFDGDSVHWSHLKFSNTPYASYAKSLDLYGDGTVVFVPMKGHSEGSVGLFLHTDNGEVFFLTGDIVWRREGFLEKKHKPRGARWIVDFDTESLGEEIARVHDLIQNNPTLQIIPAHDNDVQSALGFFPKVIGR, encoded by the coding sequence ATGAAACTCCCATCCAAATCAAAAATTCTTTTAATCATTAGCCTAACATCTGTAATTATTTTTTTTCTATACTTCCTTGGTTATCCCAAAGAAAAGATTCCTACCTACATCGCGGACAAGAAAACAAATTCTTCTTCCATCCCTAAACCGCAGGGAAAATCAAATTTGGTTTTTTCGATTTTAAAAACAGGAGAAGCAAAAACCTTGGAAGGTTTTGTTAAAGAAGGTGGGTCTGTCTTCAAAACAGTGACAGTGGCACATTCCGCCTTTTATATCCAACATCCTAAGGGGAATTTTTTATTTGATACAGGACTCGGGAGCAAAGTCAAAGAACAGTTTCAAATTTTTCCTTTGTATTTAAAACTTTTAATGGATTACAAACCTTTCCAAACTGCCTACGAACAATTGGAATCCAATGGAATCACTCCCAAGTCGATTCAGGATGTATATTTTTCTCATCTTCATTGGGACCATGCAAGTGGTTTAAAAGATTTTCCTTGGGCAAAAATCCACAGTTTACCTGAGGAACTAAATGATCCTAAAATTGAATTAGGTTACATTCCTTCTCAATTTGATGGAGATTCCGTCCATTGGAGTCACTTAAAGTTTTCCAATACACCTTATGCATCTTATGCGAAGAGTTTGGATTTGTATGGGGATGGAACGGTTGTTTTTGTTCCAATGAAAGGACATAGCGAAGGGTCTGTAGGTTTATTCTTACATACCGACAATGGAGAGGTTTTCTTTCTTACCGGAGATATAGTTTGGCGACGGGAAGGCTTTTTAGAAAAAAAACACAAACCAAGAGGGGCTAGATGGATTGTGGATTTTGATACAGAAAGTCTTGGCGAAGAGATCGCAAGAGTCCACGATCTAATCCAAAACAATCCAACTCTGCAAATCATTCCTGCGCATGATAATGATGTGCAAAGTGCATTGGGATTTTTTCCGAAAGTGATAGGTAGGTAA
- the fliG gene encoding flagellar motor switch protein FliG, with protein sequence MINKKPSLTGRQKAAIFLVAVGNEVASEIFKHLREDEIEQITFEIARLDKITPEDKEKVLVEFNELMMAQEFITNGGIDFARGLLEKALGNQKAIDIINRLTSSLQVRPFDFIRRTDPAHLLNFIQGEHPQTIALILSYLDPQKASNILSNLPHQIQAEVAKRIATMDRVSPDVLREVERVLERKLSTLASEDYTSAGGIDSVVEILNLVDRGTEKTIIEALEEEDPELAEEIKKRMFVFEDIVLLDDRAIQKVMREVDNTDLAKALKSVDSEVQDKIFKNMSKRAANLLREDMDFMGPVRLKDVEDAQQKIVNIIRKLEEAGEIVVARAGEDELVV encoded by the coding sequence ATGATCAATAAGAAGCCATCGCTTACAGGAAGACAAAAGGCCGCCATCTTTTTGGTTGCGGTTGGAAACGAAGTGGCCTCCGAAATCTTCAAACACCTCCGGGAAGACGAGATCGAACAAATCACGTTTGAAATTGCTCGTTTAGATAAAATCACTCCAGAAGACAAAGAAAAGGTGCTCGTTGAGTTCAATGAACTCATGATGGCCCAAGAGTTTATCACCAATGGTGGTATCGACTTTGCCCGTGGATTACTCGAAAAAGCTCTCGGAAATCAGAAAGCCATCGATATCATCAACCGGCTTACTTCGTCTTTACAAGTAAGGCCCTTTGACTTTATCCGAAGGACTGACCCGGCCCACCTCCTTAACTTTATCCAGGGGGAACACCCTCAGACCATCGCACTCATTCTTTCCTATTTGGATCCGCAAAAAGCATCCAATATCTTATCGAACTTACCACACCAAATCCAAGCGGAAGTGGCCAAACGGATTGCAACGATGGACCGGGTATCACCGGACGTACTCCGTGAGGTAGAACGGGTGTTAGAGCGTAAACTCTCTACTCTTGCATCTGAGGATTATACCTCGGCAGGGGGTATTGACTCTGTAGTGGAAATTCTAAACCTTGTAGACCGGGGAACAGAAAAAACCATCATCGAGGCCTTGGAAGAGGAAGATCCGGAACTTGCAGAAGAGATCAAAAAACGGATGTTCGTATTCGAAGATATCGTTTTACTCGACGACCGTGCGATCCAAAAGGTAATGCGTGAAGTAGATAACACGGATTTGGCGAAAGCACTTAAGTCTGTGGACTCGGAAGTACAAGATAAAATCTTTAAAAACATGTCCAAACGTGCTGCCAACTTACTCAGGGAAGATATGGATTTTATGGGTCCTGTTCGATTGAAAGACGTGGAAGACGCTCAGCAAAAAATTGTAAACATCATCCGTAAACTGGAAGAAGCGGGCGAGATCGTTGTGGCTCGTGCGGGAGAAGACGAACTTGTGGTATAA
- a CDS encoding helix-turn-helix domain-containing protein, which translates to MEKVNHFRNYRERRKLTRIELSEKLNIPRSAVELLESEDWIRSKFDYVVLVSKELGLSLIDLIRQEFDYDLEKEFFNEEEFEEIVARYANARVTLILSELKLFCSNAKVRLDDFDITEFSFSMGNLHKLITLNQKLERGEISPKDALIEFPPKWGKFSKRNKDN; encoded by the coding sequence CTAGAATCGAATTATCCGAAAAACTGAACATTCCAAGGTCTGCCGTAGAACTTCTGGAATCCGAAGATTGGATCCGCTCCAAGTTTGATTATGTGGTTTTAGTCTCCAAAGAACTCGGATTGTCACTCATTGATCTCATCCGACAAGAATTCGATTACGACTTAGAAAAAGAATTTTTTAATGAGGAAGAATTTGAAGAGATCGTAGCGCGATATGCCAACGCCAGAGTCACTTTGATACTTTCCGAATTAAAACTATTTTGCAGTAATGCAAAAGTAAGATTGGATGATTTTGATATTACAGAATTTTCTTTTTCGATGGGAAACTTACATAAACTCATCACACTAAACCAAAAATTAGAACGTGGGGAAATTTCTCCGAAAGATGCCCTGATTGAATTTCCACCAAAATGGGGAAAATTCAGTAAACGAAATAAAGATAATTAA
- a CDS encoding sensor domain-containing protein yields the protein MSLKQITIYIEEFDHDFYNRILRDITNIESCNVHSFHSILDIKPGSIKESAVFLFWNDPKVLEKQKFIFEEFPESPYILLSIEPLTPNELARAAHPTFLHLAEKTYSLGILDLVLNFSERLIEDMNRSIAYDKIREKVIVLQNVFEESLDVLMQIDPNTKQIINANKQAVVVLEYPLEEIVGKEFSFFMPPVEVDEDEEFQGNLIESTALRTKSGHLIPTESSFRLFPVNGKMAIWATFRDITERKRSQEQVKNQKAFYEFILDNLDSDIAVLNSNFQYEYTNPVFLSNKEIRKWLYKKTDLELAEKLDLPSDFHEKRKKYLEIAAKENQIVEFEELIQDSNDKVTYLLRKYIPIDDTETDQKRFISFGVDITERKLSEERITYLAYYDALTGLSNRTLFIDHANQALKNHKSTETLLAFYFFDIDNFKFINDSLGHTKGDILLQMVGARLKRVMTEVDTVARFGGDEFAILKVDVANKSAAAEFAQKILDILSQPFHIMGRDLFTTISMGIALSPNDGVSSSELLKNADMAMYKAKELGRNNYKFYTNELILRSEKRLYIENSLRKAIQNEELLLFFQPKISTLTNHVCGAEALIRWKHPERGWVPPIEFIPVAEDSGIIERIGDWVLEEACRLKKEWKELNLHTFPVSINVSGKQLARANWSHRVQSTILQYNIDPVEIELELTESSIMENPEKSIEAFEYLSGLGIKVSIDDFGTGYSSLSYLKKINADVLKIDRSFVVDLELNEDDRAICKAIINMAHSLGMEVIAEGVENSAQRDLLHDLGCHMIQGYLYSKPLPADEFVAFVRNFNESTKTK from the coding sequence ATGTCTCTCAAACAAATCACCATATACATAGAAGAGTTTGATCATGATTTTTATAACCGTATACTTCGCGACATAACGAATATAGAATCTTGTAATGTTCATAGTTTTCATTCCATCTTGGACATCAAACCTGGGTCCATCAAGGAATCGGCTGTCTTTCTATTTTGGAATGATCCTAAAGTTTTAGAGAAACAAAAGTTTATCTTTGAAGAGTTTCCTGAATCACCTTACATATTACTTTCGATTGAACCTTTAACTCCAAACGAGTTGGCAAGAGCGGCCCATCCTACCTTTTTGCACCTAGCAGAAAAAACCTATTCTCTTGGAATTCTAGATTTAGTACTAAATTTTTCTGAACGATTGATTGAAGATATGAATCGATCGATCGCTTATGATAAAATCAGAGAAAAGGTAATCGTCCTTCAAAATGTTTTCGAAGAATCCTTGGATGTCCTCATGCAGATTGATCCAAATACCAAACAGATCATCAATGCGAATAAACAAGCAGTGGTTGTTTTGGAATATCCGTTAGAGGAAATTGTTGGTAAAGAATTTTCATTTTTTATGCCACCTGTGGAAGTCGATGAAGATGAAGAATTCCAAGGCAATCTTATTGAAAGCACAGCTTTGCGAACTAAATCCGGACATTTGATTCCTACGGAATCCTCTTTTCGATTGTTTCCAGTAAATGGAAAAATGGCAATTTGGGCAACCTTTCGCGACATTACAGAAAGGAAACGATCGCAAGAACAGGTAAAAAATCAAAAAGCATTTTATGAGTTTATCTTAGATAACCTAGACTCAGATATCGCAGTGTTAAATTCGAATTTTCAATACGAATATACAAACCCAGTCTTTTTGTCGAATAAAGAGATTCGAAAATGGTTATATAAAAAAACCGATTTAGAGTTGGCTGAAAAATTGGATCTTCCTTCCGATTTTCATGAAAAACGCAAAAAATACTTAGAGATTGCAGCCAAGGAAAATCAAATCGTAGAATTTGAAGAACTCATCCAAGACAGTAACGATAAAGTAACTTATTTATTAAGAAAGTACATTCCTATTGATGATACAGAAACCGATCAGAAAAGGTTCATTAGTTTCGGTGTAGACATTACGGAAAGAAAACTATCTGAAGAAAGAATTACTTACTTAGCTTATTATGATGCACTTACTGGTCTTTCGAATCGAACCTTGTTTATTGATCATGCAAATCAGGCATTAAAGAATCACAAATCAACGGAAACCTTACTTGCATTTTACTTCTTTGATATTGATAACTTTAAATTTATCAATGATAGTTTGGGTCATACCAAAGGAGATATCCTTTTGCAAATGGTTGGGGCAAGACTCAAACGTGTGATGACGGAAGTGGATACTGTCGCACGATTTGGTGGTGATGAGTTTGCTATTTTAAAAGTGGATGTAGCAAACAAAAGTGCAGCCGCAGAGTTTGCACAAAAAATTCTCGATATCCTGAGCCAACCGTTTCATATCATGGGTCGTGATTTATTTACAACAATCAGTATGGGAATTGCTCTTTCTCCTAACGATGGAGTTTCTTCCTCTGAACTTTTAAAAAATGCTGATATGGCCATGTACAAGGCAAAAGAACTAGGTAGAAATAATTATAAATTTTATACCAACGAACTGATCCTTCGTTCTGAAAAAAGATTATACATTGAAAATTCTCTTCGGAAAGCCATTCAAAATGAAGAGTTATTATTATTTTTCCAACCAAAAATTTCAACTCTCACAAATCATGTCTGTGGTGCTGAGGCACTCATTCGTTGGAAACATCCTGAAAGGGGATGGGTTCCTCCTATTGAATTTATCCCAGTTGCAGAAGACTCAGGAATCATCGAAAGAATTGGTGATTGGGTTTTAGAAGAGGCTTGCCGACTCAAAAAAGAATGGAAGGAACTAAATCTTCACACTTTTCCTGTAAGTATAAATGTGAGTGGCAAGCAACTAGCTCGTGCTAACTGGTCACACCGTGTACAATCTACCATTCTCCAATACAATATTGATCCTGTAGAAATTGAACTGGAATTAACTGAAAGTTCCATTATGGAAAATCCAGAAAAGAGTATAGAGGCATTCGAATATTTATCTGGGCTTGGAATCAAAGTATCCATCGATGATTTTGGAACTGGATATAGTTCCTTAAGTTATCTTAAAAAAATCAATGCAGATGTTCTCAAAATTGATAGATCCTTTGTGGTTGATTTGGAATTGAACGAAGATGATCGCGCCATTTGTAAGGCCATTATCAATATGGCACATTCCTTAGGTATGGAAGTAATAGCGGAAGGAGTGGAAAATTCGGCGCAAAGAGATTTACTTCACGATTTAGGCTGCCACATGATCCAAGGATACCTTTATAGCAAACCACTACCTGCTGATGAATTTGTTGCTTTTGTTAGAAATTTTAACGAATCTACTAAAACAAAATAG
- a CDS encoding HmuY family protein, which yields MNQLIVNAINAGNPNALDKIVFSRLQADGSYLTRINASNLDFYIYFYFEGNKQIPFSDKDKLTWDIAFNRYKVATNSGETNRSGLGGACKSNTTDFSVASSTSAASQGCNSFTLDSSSTTQGIGGAGAVYVGNPLVTEWYNYTIGNLTPKPDIYLIRSGTGSSIYAVHIENYYSDAGTSGYPTIRWKKLP from the coding sequence GTGAATCAGTTGATTGTCAATGCAATCAATGCAGGGAATCCCAATGCTTTGGATAAAATTGTTTTCTCCCGTTTACAAGCGGACGGGAGTTACCTCACTCGCATCAACGCTAGTAATTTAGATTTTTATATTTATTTCTATTTTGAAGGAAATAAACAAATTCCTTTTTCTGACAAAGATAAGTTAACCTGGGACATTGCATTTAACCGGTATAAGGTGGCCACCAATTCAGGGGAAACCAATCGTTCTGGTTTGGGTGGAGCCTGCAAAAGTAATACTACCGATTTTTCTGTGGCAAGTTCTACTTCTGCGGCTAGCCAAGGATGTAATTCCTTTACTTTGGATAGTTCTTCTACCACTCAAGGAATCGGTGGTGCTGGTGCCGTGTATGTTGGAAACCCACTAGTGACCGAATGGTATAACTATACGATCGGAAATTTAACACCGAAGCCAGATATTTATCTAATTCGTTCGGGAACAGGTTCTTCTATTTATGCCGTCCATATTGAAAACTATTATAGTGATGCGGGAACTTCAGGTTATCCGACCATCCGATGGAAAAAACTTCCCTAA
- a CDS encoding TonB-dependent receptor plug domain-containing protein, whose protein sequence is MYLFNPFLLPILCLFLLFIGEVHSQSKPRENGKNTKTVEKTPSVPTTPVTTDTNTTNPNPQNEETQTPITTAPQEGNKEENPTEEVDRFKDLDNKNGIVVTGSRGERRLKDSAVATEVISRKRIEQTGARNLGEVLDTQLGINVTPFFGGSQVQMLGLDSKYVLFLVDGQRVAGRLNNTIDLTRFKVQNIERIEIVKGSSSSLYGADAIGGVINIITKQAEKPEHYQFRTSYGNGRQTNFGSQGEKNMIADVGFKNDFVASNFYGGFNQSAAYDLDPRTPATTGNAFQDANVGGNMTFNPDGQFKVKTGINYLNRNQAGIDSRSNGGVFDRTNLTNDFLGLGALEYTYGKRNMVSLRGNFSRWENHYKLDQRNSNELDVKEFTNEFSSQGVAQIDHEINKDHMVTAGVESYSEELQSDRLQRRNAYRTRRAAFIQDEWIIWRQGFVWRLVPGVRHDVDSQFGGQTTPKIATKVDITSELVFRASYGKGFRPPSFRELYLRFENPGVGYVVDGNDKLRPEKSTTVNADIEYTPFKFWTLSLSVFRNDITDLIQYSFGTRTSEFANFQLKNVQRAYTRGVEAGSRVRFLKYFALELGYNQTDTRDLTTDRPLEGRALHQGTMNFFVNAPGGWEFALRAKRLDKRPFYSTTNDFTAGSSTALIDQQTKSIEENNKVVYGKPFTLLNVRMEKKFFEGRMSLFLGVDNVLDQYELTYNPIRPRFYYGGLQATF, encoded by the coding sequence ATGTATTTATTTAATCCCTTCCTTTTGCCAATCCTTTGCCTTTTTTTATTGTTTATAGGGGAAGTTCATTCTCAATCCAAACCTCGTGAAAATGGAAAGAATACAAAAACGGTTGAGAAAACACCAAGTGTTCCGACTACTCCTGTAACTACAGACACGAATACAACCAATCCTAATCCTCAAAACGAAGAAACACAAACTCCGATCACAACCGCTCCCCAAGAAGGGAATAAAGAAGAGAATCCAACAGAGGAAGTGGACCGTTTTAAAGATTTAGATAACAAAAATGGAATTGTCGTAACAGGGTCTCGTGGGGAACGACGACTCAAAGATTCTGCCGTTGCGACAGAAGTCATTTCTCGGAAACGAATTGAACAAACAGGCGCACGTAACCTAGGTGAGGTGCTCGATACTCAACTAGGAATTAATGTTACCCCCTTTTTTGGTGGATCTCAAGTGCAAATGTTGGGTTTGGATTCCAAATACGTTTTATTTCTTGTGGATGGACAACGGGTTGCAGGACGACTCAACAATACCATTGATCTAACACGATTTAAAGTTCAGAACATTGAACGAATCGAAATTGTTAAAGGAAGTTCGTCTTCATTATATGGAGCCGATGCAATTGGTGGTGTGATTAATATCATCACCAAACAAGCTGAAAAACCAGAACATTACCAGTTCCGAACTTCCTATGGAAATGGAAGGCAAACCAATTTCGGAAGCCAAGGCGAAAAGAATATGATCGCCGATGTAGGTTTTAAAAATGATTTTGTTGCTTCCAATTTTTATGGTGGGTTCAACCAATCTGCTGCCTATGATTTAGATCCAAGGACACCTGCTACTACGGGAAATGCATTCCAAGATGCCAACGTAGGTGGAAACATGACTTTCAATCCTGATGGTCAATTTAAAGTAAAAACAGGAATTAATTATTTAAATCGAAACCAAGCTGGAATCGATTCAAGATCCAATGGCGGAGTTTTTGATAGAACAAATCTAACAAACGACTTTCTCGGTTTAGGTGCATTAGAATATACATACGGAAAACGTAATATGGTTTCCTTACGAGGAAATTTTTCACGTTGGGAAAATCATTATAAATTGGACCAACGAAATTCTAATGAGTTGGATGTAAAAGAATTCACAAATGAATTTTCCTCGCAAGGTGTCGCCCAAATTGATCACGAAATCAATAAAGACCACATGGTTACTGCAGGCGTAGAATCCTACTCCGAAGAATTACAATCAGATCGTTTACAAAGAAGAAATGCCTATCGAACAAGAAGGGCAGCTTTCATTCAAGATGAATGGATTATTTGGCGCCAAGGATTTGTTTGGCGACTTGTTCCCGGAGTTCGTCATGACGTGGATTCACAGTTTGGCGGTCAAACCACTCCCAAAATCGCAACAAAAGTAGATATCACAAGTGAACTTGTTTTTCGTGCCAGTTACGGAAAAGGTTTTCGGCCACCTTCCTTTCGAGAGTTGTATTTACGGTTTGAAAATCCTGGAGTTGGTTATGTTGTTGATGGAAACGATAAACTAAGACCTGAAAAGTCAACCACTGTTAACGCAGACATCGAATATACCCCTTTTAAATTTTGGACACTTTCCCTGAGTGTTTTCCGAAATGACATTACTGATCTCATCCAATATAGTTTTGGAACAAGGACTAGTGAATTTGCAAACTTCCAATTAAAAAACGTTCAACGTGCCTATACAAGAGGGGTAGAAGCAGGATCCCGTGTTCGTTTTCTTAAATACTTTGCCCTGGAATTAGGTTACAACCAAACTGATACAAGAGACCTAACGACCGATAGGCCCTTAGAAGGAAGGGCCCTGCATCAAGGAACAATGAACTTTTTTGTGAATGCACCTGGCGGTTGGGAATTTGCACTTCGTGCCAAACGTTTAGACAAACGGCCGTTTTATAGTACTACCAACGACTTCACAGCTGGATCCAGTACGGCTCTAATCGACCAACAAACGAAGAGTATAGAAGAAAATAACAAAGTTGTCTATGGGAAACCTTTCACCCTACTGAATGTACGGATGGAGAAAAAATTCTTCGAAGGAAGAATGTCTCTGTTTTTAGGAGTAGACAACGTCCTGGACCAATACGAGCTTACTTACAATCCTATTCGTCCCAGGTTTTACTATGGTGGACTCCAAGCCACTTTTTGA